The following is a genomic window from Onthophagus taurus isolate NC chromosome 1, IU_Otau_3.0, whole genome shotgun sequence.
ATTGGTCGAGCTTATGGCTCGTTAAAGTTGATTTACTCTAATTGCTATAATTTTGACTGGCACACCAAAAAGCTTTTAGCGATTCTCTAGTATTGTCACACTTTAATTTCTGTGGCAGTATATACGGGGCTTTTTTGGATTCCAGCCATCAgggaaaaattcaaaagcTTCAAAACTCGTGCATCCGTTTAATTTTCGGGCAGCAATAAACATACCAAACTGTTAGTAATAAATCTAAAAgctcaatttaatttgaaaacattcaaacattttaattagttttaaaaaatattaattaattattttatgtaataGATGTgtgattttaatgtattaCCAAATTAggtaaagttttctttttctttatactTTAAACAATAAAGAATGTTCCAacagttataaaataattattacaattgCAAATTctgttaaaaaattgaatttgattaaaatttttcaatgaaaaaggtaatttttaaaagtaaaaaaaaaataaaataatttaatttctttagtCATACTAGTCGTGACATATCTCTTTAAAATCCATTGATGACTCAATACTTTTCATTGTTATAGCAGATTCTTAAGAACAAACACCGCTTCTGTTAAAATTCTAAACGCAATTGATATACTATGAGAATGGTACTTGTATATAATTTGCAGACTGGACACGTTTTAAAGTAGTCGTGTTAGTTTCATTGAATCATGAACTTGAATCgtgaaaataatcattttcgaaataattttatttcaaataaaaaaaaagaggaaACCCTAACGTGTAAGGGTAGTTTGTCTGGAAGCAGCTATAGCTTGAACTTATTGAACGGTGCGATGTTATAGACTCCCCCCATCAGACGGCGCTTTTATCAAAAGCATTTTAGTGAGGGAGTGAACCAACCCCGTTGAACACGCCTGAACGCTTATTAGCACGTAGAAATGATATTTACCTTTATACTTTAATTTCGGTTACGTTAAAGTTAGTGCCGATCGGTTTTAAAATGTGTTTCTTACATTTAATGTTTATCGGTGCCGCGCTATTTCGGGTATTAGTTCTGGAAAATCGGAAAACCATGTAAACAGTACTCGATGCAGTAAAAACATGGAAAAGGaaaaaccgaaaattttgGGTCCTAAACCCAGCATCGCAAACAAACCAAAACACGTCCCCCCGGTTCCATTATCCAATGAACGATTGAATAAGGAGAACGTGACAAGGACGGGATCTTTTCGAAATAGAGAACAAATCGAACAGCACAAGAGAATTGGCTCAAACGAAACAGCGGTGCCTTATAATTCTAAGACCACACGAGGGGATGAATTGGCGGTGAGAAAACCTTCTAATCTACACGTTCAAAACTCCCAAGATAAACATGGAATTCCAAAACCAAAACTGCCTACTCCCATTTCCGATACTCATTTCGGAGAACAGCATCGATGTGAAAAAATCAGTGATAATCAGTCGACTACAACGACTTATGAATGGCACAAACCCTCATCCGATCATAAACAACCCACATCACCCAGCACAGTATGTTGTAGTATCCTTTCAAGTGCCGCTAACGACTGCTGcggaattattttaaataccgGAAAAGAACTCCATGGTAAAACATTAACACACGTTGAATCGTCAGATTCAAATTCGTCTGATTCAGGTGGGTTTAAAGATTTCGTTCAACCAGAAATGTCAAATATGACGAAATCGCATCAAAGAAAAGTGTCGCAACCTGATTATACCGACTGTCCGAAGACTTTTACCCATCAACGAAACGCATCTCAACCCGAAAACATATCAAAACCAAGACCGAAACCTTCGATAAACAACGCTCAAGCCTTAGCCCAATACCTCCCACAAACCGCTCAACATTTCATAACAAAATCATCTATCGACCGAAACGAAGATTTCGCACAGACCATCGCcaaatttaatcaacaatTTCACGCTGCGGCGGCCATTAACAATAAGACTGAAGACTTTAAACAGAACCCGCGACCAATATCGAAGACACAATTTCAACAGTCAACGAAAAAACTCGAACAGTTATTATCTCAAGGACcagataaagaaaaattgatgaaGTATGCAGGGATTGCAGTTTCCGATGGAGATACTAGAGTCGATATTGAGCAAAAGATGAAGTTACAGAAACAACTTCAACATAAATTGCATACGGATTTACAACAAACGGTGAAGCAAATACAGGAAATTAGGAGTATTGAGATAAGACTACCTCAAAACCAGGAATTAACagaggtaaaaaaaattagatttacttttaatattattttagtattttaaattatggGTACAATTTTAATATAGTAAAACGGGAAGGGAGTGTTTGTTATGGCCAAAAGTACgttaaatgaaacatttttaatttgcacaatgaattatattaatgtacacaaatttggtatatttaTACCAATTACGGTAGAATCAAAGAGGACTACTACATCCCGGGAAAAGGTGTACAGCTCGAAagcccgttcgtgacgtcacgcgTAAACACTAGTATTAGAactaattctagttctagactatacaaaatatacaagaatttatcactgaataacaattaaaactagaactcaGTATTATTACTCATTAAaactagttttgcactagcattatcactagaactaacacaagacccagatctagaatcattcgggtttagccgtcttgagagacgggcggctaaacccgaatgtttgtagtgttaggtctagtgttagttttgcaatagcactgtcactaaaactaacacacgACCAAGAACtacaatcattcgggtttagccgtcttgagagatgtgcggctaaacccgaatgtttctagttctaggtctagtgttagttctagttttgcactagcacaatcactagaactaacacaagacctagaactagaatcattcgggtttagccgtcttgagagacgtgcggctaaagtCGAATATTTCTAGCTCTAGAtggttttagttcaataaaaatatacaacaatccaactctgaataacaactacaactagagctaacactagcactagaactaacactagacctagaactagaaataatCGGGATTAAATCAGGTTTAAGTCTGTTTTAACGAGGTCCGTTacatcgaggttttactatatttaaaaacttaatctacattctattttataaacaaccaacaaaattatctttaaaaagaattagttgTTTTTCATACCAAACATTTGGAAAGAATGATTGTTTTGCCcgcaattaaaaaaagaattaactgtaaaaataaaaactaatacACCTTGTAAAGGGGCTATAAAGAAATGACAATATTTAAGAATATCGTGTAATATTCcttcattaataatattgGCCAAAACACCTAATAACCAGACTATAtctaacataaatattaacataatacATAGACGTAACTGATTAATTTGGTCTTTTTCGGTTTTGGTTTTTCTACATGTGAGGTTGGCGCAAATCAATAGAAGCGCAatgaaatttaacaaaactatTATTCCGATGGGAACTACaacaaagtaataaaataattcttcttTAGGATAACAAAAGTTATTCCTTCCGAGCTTATATTTATCGTGAGATACAACCACTCcaatggagataaaaaatgcTGGTAAAACCCAAACGGTAAAGGTTTCTTGTAGTGTAAAGCATTTGTCTGCTCTTTTCAATCCGATGAAATACACAAAGTTATTTAGTTGGGCTTTTGTTATCATTAGtgttaaagtaaatttcaccaATACAATGTAATGTATAAATATTCCTATAagtttacaatttaaattgtGTTTAATTTCTGGAACATATTCCTCaaccaaaattaatatattttctaacaaaattataaatgataGATGTACAGTTCTTGGTCGTTCAACGgcaaattttctaaaaaacgttgctagaaataaaataataagaacGCAAATAAAAGACAAAACACTTTCAATTGTGGAAATTATTTCATGAACCTTACTGACATTTATAAACTTCTCATCAATAATTAAGCCGAATCTAGTTAAATGATATGTTTGGCACTCTACTGTAgttgaattaataatttttgtcttTACATCGGTCGTTAACCAATTATTGGTAACCTCGTCCCAAAATACACAAGAAACGTTTTGTTTATTGGttgtaaaaaatatacttaaaGGTTCTTTAAATCTATTtcgaaatataatttttggaTGCAAAGTAACATCTACTTCTATTTGGTGCAGGTTTGCTTCGTTGCTGAAAATCTTCGAGTTATAAGTTTCGACTGAAATCATTATTTCCTCTTGATCCTTTTGAGATAAAT
Proteins encoded in this region:
- the LOC111416322 gene encoding uncharacterized protein isoform X2, with the protein product MKDIEKKIRCWAYNTNLTLAKVPFYKKYSDPLMTRCLVEINENIQQYICDYTESGKTILNYASTLASTNGNYLLKAKIHKIRQPACVWQLRFNIHDTTLENYTRIIRMSSKPTIKEAVHEFKNKILNNFCKNVTDITSNEFCLPTATPVIGMNKTVYWPPTRAGHKAFSNDICVDINGKPLIRECIKTSNTIFQECRWSKLEQNCTNSYSPINIVLKNIFDHYMITDIELTKVTNLVKNNRVNEYELYYITEILSAAINTSSESAIFETIDNVLNIDVAVLNASKSFGVIEKMLGVVDMLIEKLANNKFEGIIKYKNVGAAIQKVFKSTRKFYQNKTEVEVTIKDDDGKEKLVQVKLSNKFLTSFDLSQKDQEEIMISVETYNSKIFSNEANLHQIEVDVTLHPKIIFRNRFKEPLSIFFTTNKQNVSCVFWDEVTNNWLTTDVKTKIINSTTVECQTYHLTRFGLIIDEKFINVSKVHEIISTIESVLSFICVLIILFLATFFRKFAVERPRTVHLSFIILLENILILVEEYVPEIKHNLNCKLIGIFIHYIVLVKFTLTLMITKAQLNNFVYFIGLKRADKCFTLQETFTVWVLPAFFISIGVVVSHDKYKLGRNNFCYPKEELFYYFVVVPIGIIVLLNFIALLLICANLTCRKTKTEKDQINQLRLCIMLIFMLDIVWLLGVLANIINEGILHDILKYCHFFIAPLQGVLVFIFTVNSFFNCGQNNHSFQMFGMKNN